The stretch of DNA GCCTTGCTGCTCACTTATGCCAGTGAAGAGCAGGATCAGATTATGCCTTTGTTGGATAAACTGGATGCGTTACGTGAAAAACTAAATCGCTTTACCAGTCAACGTAATGGATGATAATGTTGGTTTTTGACCGCTTTATTTTATTCTTCATTCATCTCTCGGACGCGGAGATGAAAACTTTAGTTAACACAGCAAGGAGCTTACCCTAATGTCAACTTATTCACTGTCCCAAGCACAGGATTCATTATGGTTAGCTAGACTGCGGCGGTTTTTCCGCTGGTTGACAACGCCGTATGTGGTGTTGTCTCTGGTCATGATTGTCGTGATGTTCTACATGGTGATCATTCCGCTCTGGCGCATGATCGTGACAACGGTTACTGTGTCGGAAATTGATTTGCGCGTGATCCCGGATGCATCACTTGGAGATATGACCTCCTATCACTGGCGACGAATGCTGATTGGGCAAATCGCGAAGATCATGACTTATGAACCCCTGGTCAACTCCATGGTGATCTCTTTGGGAGCGACTTTCCTGGCGCTTCTTATGGGTGGAGGTATGGCCTGGCTGGTTGTGCGTACGGATATACCTGGAAGAGACATCATCCATATGCTGGCCACAGTCCCTTACATCATGCCATCATGGACAATAGCCTTGGCATGGAAAGTACTGTTTAAGAGCACGTCGGTCTCTGGTGGTGTACCTGGATTATTTCAATTTTTCACCGGGATTGCACCGCCAATCTGGTTGTCCAATGGTGCTTTACCAATCATCGTTGCAAGCGGTTTGCATTACTACACCTTTTTCTTTTTATTTGTGTCTGCAGCGCTGCTTTCAATCGATTCATCCCTGGAAGAGGCCGGTGATCTGGCTGGTGCCGGTCGCGCTCGGATATTAAGAAAGATCACCTTCCCGTTGGTACTGCCAGCCATTGCCTCGGGTTTTATCATGACTTTTTCAAAAACCATGGGAACCTTTGGTGGTCCCAATGTTCTGGGCGTCCCTGTCGGGTATTACACGCTCTCGACCATGTTGCGCTCGAATATGGGGATTGCAAATTATGGTGATGGCTTCGTGACAGCAATTGTATTGATCTTGCTTTCAATGACGACCGTAATGATCAATCAAAAATTGATTGGAACCCGACGAAGTTATGAAACCATTGGTGGACGCGGCTTTATGGCACAGAAAATGAAATTGCGTGGTTGGCGTCCAGTTTTTATTGTGTTAATTGTGCTCGTCCAATTTACGATTGCTGTTTTGCCCCTGGTTGTTTTAATCTACAGCACGTTTATGTTAAGAACTGGAAACTATAGCCTGAGCAATTTTACCCTGCATCACTGGCTGGGAAAAAGCGATCTGAGTATTAACAATGGTGAACCCGGGGTTTTACTTAATAAAGCCATCTATCGGGGCGCCTGGAATTCGATCCGCCTTTCATTATGGTCTTCTTTCATTGGCGGTGTTATCGGGGTGATCCTCGGTTATGCCATTGTTAAAGGCCGCGGGACCCGCCTCTCAAAATTTGTTGAACAACTTGCCTTCATTCCTTATCTACTTCCGGGTATTGCGTTTGGTGCGGTTTATATCTCGATGTTCACAAAAAGCTTTTTTGGTTTACCCCCATTATATGGAACATTTGCCCTGCTAGTGGTGGTCTCAGTTGCCAAACACATCCCTCATTCCTCGCGGACAGGTGTATCGGCTATGATGCAGGTCAGTAAGGAGTTGGAGGAGGCTGCCTCTATTTGCGGCGCAAATGCCTGGCAGAGATTTAAGCGCATTATCTTCCCGCTGACCAGCCCCGGGTTTGTCTCGGCATTTTTGTTGAATTTCATCACCACCATGCGCGAACTTTCATTGATCATCTTGTTGGTGACACCTTCAACCGCTGTGCTTTCCAGTATGACCATGCGCTATATTGAGAATGGAAACGAACAGCAAGCCAACGCAGTCATCATTATCTTAATCGTTTTAGTACTGATTGGAAATGCAATCATCAGCCGTTTCAGGGGTGGTAGCCTGAAAAAAGGCCTTGAATCATCAAAATAAAGAGGAGCTCATGCCTGAACCATTTATCATCATCGAAAATATCACGAAGACCTTTGGCGATGTCGTCGCGGTCGATGACCTCAGCCTGGAAATTGAATCCGGACAATTCATCACTTTGTTAGGACCCTCTGGTTGTGGGAAAACAACGCTATTGCGTTGCATTTCTGGCCTGGAAGAGCCGGATTCCGGTCAAATAATTATCGGGGATAAGGTTGTATTTTCCCGTAAAAAAGGAATCTCGTTGCCACCCGGTCAACGCGACCTGGGATTGGTGTTCCAGAACTATGCTTTGTGGCCGCATATGACCGTCTACAAGAACATCACCTTCGCACTTGAAATCCAAAAAATGTCGAAGGCTGAGATGGATCAGCGCGTTAAGCAATCGCTAGCAGAAGTGCAAATGGAAGGCTATGAAGATCGTTATCCACGAGAAATGAGCGGCGGTCAGCAGCAACGGATTGCCCTGGCGCGTATGCTGGCTTATCGGCCGAGCGTCTTCCTGCTTGATGAACCGCTCTCGAACCTGGACGCCCGCTTGAGAATGGACATGCGCACCGAGCTCAAACGCCTGCATTATGATTCTAACGCCACCACAGTGTATGTAACCCATGATCAGCTTGAAGCGATGACCATGTCAACGAAAATTGCTGTCATGAAACTGGGTGTGGTTCAACAATTTGACACGCCCAACCAGGTTTATCATTATCCCTCGAACCTGTTTGTAGCGGATTTTATTGGCAATCCAAAAGTGAATCTTCTCGAGGGAAGGGTTATTGGTCAGGACCTGGTTGAGGTTGGACATTTCCATGTGCCCGTTAATACAAAAGATGCGACCGGCGACGTTGTACTTGGAATTCGCCCGGAAGACATTGCCATCAGCCTGGAACCTGTTGAATATGGCGAGGAGTTTGTTGCATACTCGGTTTTGCCTTCCGGAGCAGATACAACCATCATTGCCCGACAGGAACAATACGAACTTTCGGTGAAAGAGATTGGCGTCAGCAACATTGAAATGGATCAAAAAATTTGGTTGTGTTTCAAAAAAGATGCCATTAACCTCTATGACAAGCAGTCAGGAAATTTGATCAATGCCGATTAAATTTTTTCTCATTTACGGCAATTATGAAAGAATGGAGGCAAACGGGAAAAAATAATTACTCAATAAAATTGTGAACTTCAAATTGATCAAAAAGAAATAAGGAGGCATATCCGATGAGAAAATTCTCGCTATATTTACTGATAATTATTGTTATCAGCATGCTGGCAGCTTGTGCAAAACCTGCAGAGCCAGTTGTTGAAGCCCCTGCGGTCGAAGCCCCCAAGGTTGAAGAACCGGTGGTTGAAAAACCCGCTGTCGAAGAACCGGTGGCTGAAGAACCGGTGGTTGAAGAGCCCGTGGTTGAAGAACCCGCAGAAGAGGTTGTTGAAAACCTTTCCGGTTATGATGATGCTAAAGACGAATGGCTGCGAGTTAACCAACTTGGTCCTTACGATACCGGAGAACAGGATTGGGATGCGATTGAGGCAGCTGCGAAAGAAGAAGGTTTGCTTTTAGTTTATGCAAACTCATCTAAAACACCCAAAGCAGCAGAAGCTTTTATGGAGCTGTATCCTGAAATCGAGGTTCAGGCGTTTGACCTCGGCGGAGATGACGTCACCTTAAAGACCCGAGAAGAACAGAAAGCCGGCGCTTTCACGGGCGACGTCTGGCACAGCAGTGGTGGCCCTGTCCTGAAAGGTGAATTTGTCCCCAATGGTTATGTGTGGAAATTCGTTCCCGACACGGTGGTGGATGTCGTTCCGGAGGTGTACCAGGATCCGATTTTGGTTTCAAGATTGGGAAGCCAGACCTGGGGTTATAACTCAGAGCTGAACGATTCCTGCCCGATTACCAATATTTGGGAATTAACCGAACCCCAATGGCACAGCAAGATCTTCATTGAAGACCCATTGAACGATGCTTCTACCCTCGGTAAACTGATGACCTTCATTTACCATGCAGATGAAATGGCAGAAGCCTACAAGTCTTTCTATGGAACTGACCCGGTTTTGGATAGTGATACACCGGATGCGGGCTGGTTGTGGTTCAAGCGCCTCGCTCAGAACAACCCCATTCCACAATCTGGCGGTGACGAAGTCAATGCGGCTTTTGCAACACCTGGCATGACCGAGAACTATCTCGCTTTTGCGTCTTATGGAAAATATCCTAAAGTACTCGATGGTGAACTGGCTTTCGATCTGTGCTGGGACCTTGAACCGGTTGCTGGTGTGGCTACCCAATCCTATATTGGAATTCTTAACCAGGCACCGCATCCCAATGCCGCAAAGTTGTGGATTAAATTTATCACCACGCTGGAAGGCTCCAAGCCCTGGTACAAGATGGGCACCTATTTGCCTAACCCCACTTACGATCCACCAAAAGATTCCCTTCCATACGAAGTTGTTATTGGCAGCACCTGGCCATTTAACGACGGCTTTGTCTGGGATAACATCATCCAGGCACGCGATTTTTACCTGATTAATCTGGGTAGAAAATAGAATAAATTGCTAAATTCAAAAAACCAGGCACGGATTTTCTTTGCCCGTGCCTGGTGTTTTCTTGAGGTGCGACCGTAAATAATAGCCGCGTTTTGTGGATTAGATAAATTCTTATTACCAACAAACAAAAATAGGAGGTTCGTCTAATGAAAAAATTCTCATTAACTTTATTGATTATTATCATCATCGGTATGTTAGCAGCTTGTGCAAAACCTGCAGAGCCAGTTATTGAAGCCCCTGCGGTCGAAGCCCCTGCGGTTGAAGAACCGGTGGTTGAAAAACCCGCTGCCGAAGAACCGGTGGCTGAAGAACCGGTAGCCGAAGAGCCTGCCGAGGAGGTTGTTGAAAACCTTTCTGGTTATGATGATGCCAAAGACGAATGGCTACGAGTTAACCAACTTGGGCCTTACGATACCGGCGAACAGGATTGGGATGCGATTGAGGCTGCAGCAAGAGCTGAGGGCAAACTGCTGGTGTATTGCAACTCGTCTAAAACTCCGAAAGCCGCTGAGGCTTTTATGGAACTGTATCCTGAAATCGACGTTCAGGTGTTTGACCTTGGTGCGGATGACGTCACCCTGAAGACACGCGAAGAACAGAAAGCCGGCGCCTTTACAGGTGATGTTTATCACAGCGGTGGTGGGCCGACGCTTAAAGCCGAATTTGTACCCAATGGCTATGTTTGGAAATTTATTCCAGATACCGTGGTTGATGTTGTACCAGAGGTTTACCAGGATCCTATTCTGGTTTCTAGATTGGGTAGCCAGACCTTTGGGTACAACAGCGAATTGAATGATTCTTGTCCGGTTGCAAATATCTGGGAATTGACTGAACCAGAATGGCATAGCAGGATTTTTATTGAAGACCCGGTCAACGA from Brevefilum fermentans encodes:
- a CDS encoding ABC transporter substrate-binding protein; translated protein: MKKFSLTLLIIIIIGMLAACAKPAEPVIEAPAVEAPAVEEPVVEKPAAEEPVAEEPVAEEPAEEVVENLSGYDDAKDEWLRVNQLGPYDTGEQDWDAIEAAARAEGKLLVYCNSSKTPKAAEAFMELYPEIDVQVFDLGADDVTLKTREEQKAGAFTGDVYHSGGGPTLKAEFVPNGYVWKFIPDTVVDVVPEVYQDPILVSRLGSQTFGYNSELNDSCPVANIWELTEPEWHSRIFIEDPVNDAATLGELLTIAKHADEMAEAYKEFYGTDPVLDSDTPDAGWLWFKRFAQNNPIPQPGGDEVLGAFAVPGMTENFMAWTSYNKYPKVLDGELVFDLCWDLVPVAGIAKQSYIGILNQAPHPNAAKLWIKFITTEEGSKPWYKMGTYMPNPNMPPPKDSLPYEVVIGSTWPFDDGYVYDNIIYARDFYLINLGKK
- a CDS encoding ABC transporter substrate-binding protein, which encodes MRKFSLYLLIIIVISMLAACAKPAEPVVEAPAVEAPKVEEPVVEKPAVEEPVAEEPVVEEPVVEEPAEEVVENLSGYDDAKDEWLRVNQLGPYDTGEQDWDAIEAAAKEEGLLLVYANSSKTPKAAEAFMELYPEIEVQAFDLGGDDVTLKTREEQKAGAFTGDVWHSSGGPVLKGEFVPNGYVWKFVPDTVVDVVPEVYQDPILVSRLGSQTWGYNSELNDSCPITNIWELTEPQWHSKIFIEDPLNDASTLGKLMTFIYHADEMAEAYKSFYGTDPVLDSDTPDAGWLWFKRLAQNNPIPQSGGDEVNAAFATPGMTENYLAFASYGKYPKVLDGELAFDLCWDLEPVAGVATQSYIGILNQAPHPNAAKLWIKFITTLEGSKPWYKMGTYLPNPTYDPPKDSLPYEVVIGSTWPFNDGFVWDNIIQARDFYLINLGRK
- a CDS encoding ABC transporter permease; its protein translation is MSTYSLSQAQDSLWLARLRRFFRWLTTPYVVLSLVMIVVMFYMVIIPLWRMIVTTVTVSEIDLRVIPDASLGDMTSYHWRRMLIGQIAKIMTYEPLVNSMVISLGATFLALLMGGGMAWLVVRTDIPGRDIIHMLATVPYIMPSWTIALAWKVLFKSTSVSGGVPGLFQFFTGIAPPIWLSNGALPIIVASGLHYYTFFFLFVSAALLSIDSSLEEAGDLAGAGRARILRKITFPLVLPAIASGFIMTFSKTMGTFGGPNVLGVPVGYYTLSTMLRSNMGIANYGDGFVTAIVLILLSMTTVMINQKLIGTRRSYETIGGRGFMAQKMKLRGWRPVFIVLIVLVQFTIAVLPLVVLIYSTFMLRTGNYSLSNFTLHHWLGKSDLSINNGEPGVLLNKAIYRGAWNSIRLSLWSSFIGGVIGVILGYAIVKGRGTRLSKFVEQLAFIPYLLPGIAFGAVYISMFTKSFFGLPPLYGTFALLVVVSVAKHIPHSSRTGVSAMMQVSKELEEAASICGANAWQRFKRIIFPLTSPGFVSAFLLNFITTMRELSLIILLVTPSTAVLSSMTMRYIENGNEQQANAVIIILIVLVLIGNAIISRFRGGSLKKGLESSK
- a CDS encoding ABC transporter ATP-binding protein, with protein sequence MPEPFIIIENITKTFGDVVAVDDLSLEIESGQFITLLGPSGCGKTTLLRCISGLEEPDSGQIIIGDKVVFSRKKGISLPPGQRDLGLVFQNYALWPHMTVYKNITFALEIQKMSKAEMDQRVKQSLAEVQMEGYEDRYPREMSGGQQQRIALARMLAYRPSVFLLDEPLSNLDARLRMDMRTELKRLHYDSNATTVYVTHDQLEAMTMSTKIAVMKLGVVQQFDTPNQVYHYPSNLFVADFIGNPKVNLLEGRVIGQDLVEVGHFHVPVNTKDATGDVVLGIRPEDIAISLEPVEYGEEFVAYSVLPSGADTTIIARQEQYELSVKEIGVSNIEMDQKIWLCFKKDAINLYDKQSGNLINAD